TAATTGAAGTATTTAGTGGCAGCCACAATCATTTGGGCCACAGGATTTTGAATTGCTTTTTTTTCCTGCCCAAATAGATTTTGGAAGTAAAAATTTGTTCACTAAATAACCAACAGAAATAGCCAAAGTAATGTAAACTAAGATGTGTTGTATCATGTGTTTTTATTTTAATAGTTGATAAGCAATTAAAGCTACAATGTAAGCAAAAAGGCTCATAAATACGAGCTGACCGGCTGGCCATTTCCAAGAATTGGTCTCTCTTTTTACTACTGCCAAAGTACTCATACATTGCATGGCAAATGCGTAGAACAACAGTAATGAAATGCCCGAAGCCAAATTAAACAATGGTTTTTTAGTTCTAGGGTTGACTTCTGCGGCCATTCTATTTTTTATAGTTTCCTCTTCGTCATTACCAACACTATAAATGGTAGCAAGCGTGCCTACGAAGACTTCCCTGGCTGCAAAAGAAGTAAGAACGGCTATGCCAATCTTCCAGTCGTAACCTAATGGTCTTACAATAGGTTCTATTGCTTTTCCCATATAACCCATATACGAATGCTCTAGTTTGTAGCCTGCAATCTCTTGAGCTAAAGCACGTTCCTCAAGTTCATTTTTTTGATTAGTACCACTTACGTCGTTTAAATCAATTCCATCTTGGTGGTTGTCAAAATAAATTTCGCTACTTGTACTAAAACCTTCTTCTTTTACTCTATTTGTTACAATAGTTTCTGCATTTTTAAACTCATCAGAAAATCCGTTGGAGCCTAAAAACCAAAGTATTATTGAGATGGCAAGTATTATTTTACCAGCTCCAAAAACAAAACTTTTAGTCTTTTCAATAACGGTATACCCTACATTTTTAAGCAATGGTAATTTATAATTGGGCATTTCTACTACAAAGAAAGATTTGCTCTTAATGTTAAGAATTTTATTTAAAATAACGGCCGATAATATGGCTGCTCCAAAGCCCATTAAATATAAGGACATTAAGGTTAAAGCTTTATAACTTAAACCAAGGAAGTTTCCCTCTGGAATTACCAGTGCAATTATTATTAAATAGACCGGTAAACGTGCCGAGCAGGTAGTAAATGGTGTTACTAAAATAGTAATTAGTCTTTCCTTCCAGTTTTCTATTGTTCTAGTAGCCATAACTGCAGGTATTGCACATGCGGTACCAGAAATTAAGGGTACAACACTTTTTCCACTTAGGCCAAAGGGGCGCATAATTCTATCCATTAAGAATACAACCCTACTCATATAGCCCGTTTCTTCAAGTAGTGCTATAAATAAAAATAAGAATGCAATCTGAGGAATAAAAATTACAATACCACCTATACCAGCTAAAATACCTTCCGCAATAAGATTGGTAAATACACCAGGTGGTAAGGTGTCTTTTACCCATTCTGTAGCTGAGGCAAAAAAGCCATCTATTAAATCCATTGGGTATTCGCTCCAGCCATAAATAGCTTGAAAAATGGTTAATAGAATTAGAAAAAATATAACGTAACCAAAGACTTTATGGGTCAAAACCTTATCTAAAGTTGCTCTAAAACCTTTTGCAGCATTAACGTCAATCTTATAGGTTTCTTTTAAAATACCATTGATAAATTGGTACCTTAAAATCGTCTCTTTTTGCTGTAGGCGTTTTAGTTCTGATTTTGATTTTGTTGCAAATGAAGATGTGTCTTTAATTAGCTTTTTTTCAAGAGGCATAAAATTCACATCTTGGGTAATTACCAACCAAAGTTTGTAAATATCTTCTTTCGGGAATGTCTCCCGTAGCTTTTCAAAATAATCAGGGGCAATTACAGAAATATCAACGTTTTGAGCATTAGATAAATTTTTGTAATCGGCAATAAGCTCTCTTAACCTTTCAATACCTGTTGCTTTACGAGTGCTAACTAAAGCTATTTTAGAATTAAGTTTCTTTTCTAGTAAATCTATATCTATCGTAATCCCTTTACGAGACATACGGTCAGCCATGTTAATCACTAAAATAGCTGGTATTTTTAAGTCTTTTATTTGAGTGAAAAGGAGTAGGTTTCGTTTTAAATTTTCGACATCGGAAACCACAACGGCAACATCTGGGTGATTCTTGTCATTTTTGTTTAATAATAATTCTACGGCAACACTTTCGTCTAACGACGTTGTATTTAAACTATACGTACCTGGTAAATCTAGAATGTGTGCCTTTACCCCCCTAGGTAATTTGCAGATACCTTCTTTTTTTTCAACAGTAATACCCGGGTAGTTACCCACTTTTTGATTAAGTCCTGTGAGTTGGTTAAAAACAGATGTTTTTCCGGTATTTGGATTGCCAATAAGGGCTACATTAATTTGCTTGCTCATATAACCACATTGTCTTCAATGATATCTAACGCTATATGAAGTGCCATTTCTCTTCTAATGGCAATATGTGAACCATTTACATTAATATAAATAGGGTCTTTTAATGGTGCTACTTGTATCAATTCTACTTCATTGCCTGGCAAACAACCTAATTCTAGTAACTTTATTGGCAATAAGCCTTCAGTGAATTCCTTTATAATTCCCTTTTGACCTCTCTTTAAGTGTGCAATGGTAGTTTCCAATCTTTATTTAGATTCATTATAAGTAATGACAAAAATAAAGGAAATATTTTAATTAGGGATTAATATCCTCTTAAAATAAGACACGCATTTTGCTGCTTTCTATTTAATGGTATACTATTTATTCGACGTACGATGCTTTTAAAATTTTAAGGTCCTCTAAAAGTTTAGACATATCATCATTATTGGTGCCATCGTAAAACCCACGAATACGTTTTTCCTTATCGACCAAAATAAAATTTTCGGTGTGTATCATATCAAAAGGTCCACCATCACCATCGGTCTTTACGGCCAAATACGATTTACGTGCTAGGTCATAAATTTGCTTTTTATCACCAGTAACTAAATTCCATTTGGTGTCGTTAACCCCTTTTTCAATAGCATATTTTTTAAGTTGGGCAACAGAATCGATTTCAGGAGTAACGGAGTGAGACAAAAGAAGCACATCAGTATCATTAATTAGCTCTTTTTGTAATTCTGCCATATTTTTGGTCATAATTGGGCAAATGGTAGGGCAGGTAGTAAAAAAGAAATCGGCTATATAAATTTTGCCTTCATAATCCTGTTGAGTGATTATCTTTCCATTTTGATTCAAAAAAGAGAAATTCCCAATGGTATGGTATTTCTTAACATGCTGTATTTCTTCAGAAACTAATTCTGAATTTACCATTGCAGGTGAATACACCGGAAGTAACTTTACCGGTTTTAGGGCATTATAGAAAAGATAAATAATAACTGCTGATATAGCCAGTAATACTAATCCGAATAGCTTGAATTTAGCGAAGAAAGACCGCATTATTTTTTTTGTAAAGGTACGCTAGGTCATATTAGATTTCAAGTAAATTTATGCCATAGGCTGATAAAATATTCTTAAAATACCTATCCCTTAGTGTGTTTCTTTTTTTTAGCGGATGTAAAAATGTACTTTTGTCCGATTTTAATTTTCAGGAAAAAAGAATGAGCCCTATTATTATAAAGACCATACAATTTTTTTTAAGCCTTTCTATACTTATTGTACTTCACGAGTTAGGTCATTTTATACCAGCAAAATATTTTAAAACCAGAGTAGAGAAATTTTATTTATTTTTTGATGTAAAGTTTTCACTCTTCAAAAAGAAAATTGGGGAGACAGAATACGGTATTGGTTGGTTGCCTTTGGGCGGTTATGTAAAGATATCGGGAATGATAGATGAAAGCATGGATAAAGAAGCCATGGCCGAGGAACCAAAAGAATGGGAGTTTAGAAGCAAGCCTGCTTGGCAACGGTTAATTATTATGCTGGGCGGTGTAACCGTTAATTTTATATTGGCTGTTGCAATATTTATTGGCTTGGCATTTGCTTACGGTGAACAATATATTTCCAATGACGGACTTAAAGATGGTGTTTGGGTTACTGATTCTACCTTAGGAGATGCACTTGGCGTACAAACAGGGGATAAATTTCTAGACATTGATGGTAAAAAAGTAGAGAAGCTACAAACAATACCCTATGAATTGGTCTACGGTGAAAAATTCACCATCGAAAGAAACGGCAATAAGATAAATAAAGAAGTTCCTGTAGATTTTATTGAAACAATTTCAGATAATAGAGATCAAGCCCAATTTATTAAACCAAGATTGCCTTTTGTTATTAGTCAAATTCCAGAAGATTCACAAAACGAGGCATCTGGTTTTGAACCTGGTGATGTCTTTACCAGTATTTCCGGAACGCCAGTCGCCTACCAAGATCAAGTTTTTCCAATACTTGAAGCTAATAAAGGAACCACGGTAAATGTTATCGTGAAACGAAATGGAGAAGAAATACCCTTAAAAGCGAATATTTCTGAGGAAGCCAAGTTAGGGTTACTAATTGGTTTATCAAGTGCAGAAGCTGACGAACAAGGATATCTTAAAATTAAAACTACGGATTATTCATTTGTAGAATCTATACCTGCGGGATGGAACAAAGGTGTTAAGACACTTACAGATTATATTAAAGGGATGAAGAAAATCTTCAATCCTGATACCGGGGCATATAAAGAGGTTGGTGGCTTTGCGGCCATTGGCGGTATGTTTCCTGATACTTGGAACTGGCCAGCATTTTGGGCAACAACGGCTTTTATATCCATTATTTTAGCGTTTATGAATATTCTGCCTATTCCTGCATTAGATGGAGGCCACGTAATGTTTTTATTATACGAAATGGTTACAGGTAGAAAGCCTAGCGACAAATTTTTAGAGTATGCACAAATCACTGGATTTTTTATTTTAATAGCACTATTATTATTTGCAAATGGTAACGATGTGTATAAATGGCTATTTAAATAAAAAATTAATTTTTTTGTTTGGCGAGTTTCAAAAAACAACTATATTTGCACCCGCTTTAGGAAACTAAAACGGGTTATTTTCCTCCTTAGCTCAGTTGGTTAGAGCATCTGACTGTTAATCAGAGGGTCCTTGGTTCGAGCCCAAGAGGGGGAGCGAAAAACGAAATCCAATCTATTTATTTAGGTTGGATTTTTTGTTTTTGGTCAATACTGGTGGTGCTTTGTACTGTTTTTTTCTAAAATCGGCATCCTTTTTTATGGGGATAAATCACTACTGAAATTCTTGTGATATTGGACCTATATATGCTTCTGGTTGAAGTTTTTTACGTTCTTCAATCGAAATATTTGGGATACGATAGTTAATACCTAATATTCTTAATTTTTCATACTGTAAGGATAACCGTTCTTGAAACGATTCCCAATCAATATTTTCCTCGGTGCTCCAACCTTTTTCTGCAACAGCGAATAGTCTGGGGTAGGTCATATATTCCAAGCGTTTTTGATTGTCAATAAACTCCGTCCAGATACCTGCCTCAAGACCCAAGATTTGGTTGGACATGTTTTCATCAAAAGATTTAGGAATTGGGTTCCATTGATATAGTGCTTCCATTGAATTTGGTCCATTATGCAAGCCTTCCCAATTGGCACCAGCTTCTTTTAAGTCGCTAGGGTAGTCCAAATACAAAAAGTCTACCGGGGATAGAATAATTTGATAACCACGCTCTGCCGCAGTATGTAAAACTTTGGGAAATTCTCCGCGCCACCATTGCAGGATCGTCCCCTTATTGACACCAAAATCCGATGCTTCGTCCCAAGCAATTGGTTTTAATCCAGACGCTACTATGAAATCGGCCATTCGGCGGTCGAACCACCCTTCGAATTCATGTTGGTTCCTGAGCTCCAATTCCTTCATTTTCGCCAACATATCGGGTCGCCCTTCCCAATTATGGTGTCTTACCTCATCGCTTCCATAATGAACATAGTCGGTATTAAAAATATCGGACAAGCGAAGGATTACGGTTTCTATCATTTTAATGGCATCTTCATTTGCAATATTAAGGGTATTGTTGCCCCCACTAAACTCTGGATACGCTCTTTCAACAGCACCTGAATGTCCAGGGACATCCACTTCGGGAATTATGGTAATATGTCTTTCATTGGCATAAGCCGTAATTTCCCTAGCCTCTTTTTCGGTAAGATACATTGATTGGCCATCTGGATTTGTTTTATCTCCCAGTGACCCAATTTCAATAAGTTTAGGATATTCCTTGATTTCGATTCGCCAACCGGTATCATCGGTTAAATGAAGGTGCAAGCGGTTCATTTTATGTGCTGCCATTTGGTCGATCAGTTGTTTTATCGATTTTGGCCCAAAAAAATGTCGTGAAATATCGAGCATAGCACCACGCCACTGAAATCTGGGCTCGTCGACAATGGCTAATTGATTGAATTTAAGTTCTGATCGTGGCGTATTTTTTTTGATAACCGGTACTAGTTGTAAAAGCGTTTGAAAGGCATAATAGTATCCTGCTTCCGAAGATGCCTTTATCACTATTTGTTCAGCGGTTATATCCAGGAGATATGCCTCTTTGGCCAAGGAATCTTCCTGGACCAATACCATAGCATTTTTTTCGACCTGGGTAGTCGCAATTGGGCTGGACCACCCTATTAATTTTTCTAGATCTTTTTTAAACATTGTTGCAGCGGTACTTTGTTCTTCCGTAGAAAATACCATTTGTGTTTTGGCGTCCAATGTAAAATAACCTTCATAAATTTGGACTTGCTGAGGTTGCGGAACAATTGGTAGCACCAGGTCGGTTCTTTCTTTCGGAATCGAAGGATTGTTACAAGCGACCAAAAGAAAGCCCAAAAGACAAGTTGAAAGTGTAACTAATGTTTTCATCTTAGCATTTTTTAAATTCGTTATTAATAATATAACCAGATTAGATTGGATTATTGTTTGATAAAGTACAGAAGTTCATCCAAGGCTACCTCGAATGTTTTATTACTGCCTCCACGATATGTTTTGTTGTTTCCTGTTATCCATTTGCCCTTGGGCAAAAGTACTTTACGTTTATTTTCTTCCTTATCGAGAACAGGCGCAACGAGAATCTTCTCGCCCAACATAAATTGATCTTTTATCCTTTCGAAACCTTGATCAGGATACATATATTCCATTGTTCTTACAATGGGCTCTCCGGTTGTTGCCGCTTCCTTTGCCAAACTCATAATATAGGGGGTAAATTCTTTACGAAGTTGTACCGCCTTTTTTACGGCTTTTAAATGTTTCTCGTCCAGAATCCGCCACGGGGCAACGGAAAATTGCATCATGGGCATCAACGAATGTACCTGTGCCGACCTTACAATTAAATCTTGGTCAATGGTTTCGGTATGCAGAAAAGACTTGAATTCACCACCACCTATCATATCTGGGCAAGTAAAGGCGTAGCCCATTAAGCCTTGGCTAGTAATGTTCAGAATTATAGTTCGAAGGTCGTTCCAATTATGACCTTTATCACTTAGGCGTTGTACTAATGGAAGTCCTGCCATTTTCCACGTAGCGCGATACTCGTTCAACGGAAAGTCCAATCCAATTTTACCAAATAATTCGGAATGTTCGTTCGGAGTAATGTCCTTCTTAAAGCTTACCAAGTAATCTGGATAAAAGTAGGAATCGCCCGCATCGAATTTAAAGCCATCTACGCCGTATTCATCGACCAATTGTTGTAACTGCGATTTAAACCAATTTTCCGCTCCGGGATTTGATAGGTCTAGCACGGCGCTAACACCGTTCCACCAATAAACCATAGCTGGTCGTTCTACTTTTATCCATGGAGCCGCGGTTACTTTGGCGTCACTTGCATTTTTTATTGGCACCGCCAAAGGGTATAATACCCCGAGGCTTGCCTCGAAATTAAAAGTTCGTTTCGGGCGAATGCCTCGTGGGCTTGCCCCGAGGTAGTTTACTAAAAAATTATTTTTGGCCAATTCGCGGGAAATGTCAGAATCTGGACTCACAAACGGACATACCCATAACATTACTTTAAAACCTATTGCATCTAGTTCCTCCATCATTTTTCTAGGGTTAGGGAAACGGTCGGGATGAAAGTTCCATTTTCCATGGTCTTCTTGCCAGTTGTCATCTATCATAAGCACACCCGGTGGAAAGCCATTATCAATAATGGCATGGGCATATTCCAATATATCGTTCTGATTCTGATTATACATTAACTCTATCCACGTATTGTATTGTGGGGAGGAAAAAAGGAGTTCATCGGGCATCTTTCCATTTGCGGCAAAGTACTTTTTTGAAGCATAGGAAAAGGCTTCTTTTAATGTACGCCCTGCATTTTTTTGTAGTAACTCGCCTTTAGCTTGAATAGAAATGGAATTCTTTGTAAATGTAAACTCAAATGATTTTTCCGACCAAATAACCCGTCCTTTGTTCGAAATAAGTAAAGGCTGTAATTGATTTCCCTTGTTGTCGTTATACATATTGGAATACGTAAAACCTTCTTGATAGGGCATTGAAACGCCATCATTGACAGCACCACCCCACCAGAGTTCATCTTTGAGTAAAGAAATAGTGATTGTTTTATCATTGTTTTCAAGATCATTATTCTGGTGAATGACCTGAGCTGAATACACCTGCCCGATACTGACTAAAGGAATTAAAATAATTAGACTGAAAATTGAATTGAATAGTTGTTTATTCATTATTTGCCCTTAAATAATAAGCTGAAAATATACCCAAAAAAAAAGCAGGAAGCTAGCCCATTGAACAAAGTAAGACCAATTGTGTAAAAAGCACTTTAAAGTTTTAAATAATGTGGTAATCGTTGCCGCTTGTATGTAGGATGTAACTAATGGAGTACTGATGAAGTAAAGACAGTGTTTTAGCTCTACCAATTAATATAGCTATTACAGCGTTGACCTAAAAAAATAAATAGCCTCATCAGGAATAGTATCTACAATAGTATGTTCATGTTTTTTATATCTGGACCTATCTTCTTCAGGAGCATTTGGAAATTCGTGTGTTCCTATAATTTCGGTTTTTACTAAATTCCAACCAGGCTTAAAACTTAGGTCGTAACTAACACTAGTTTCAACCAGTAATGGAGTTCCCGTATTACTTAAATCTCCTTTCCAATTTTCGTTTGCCTTTATGGAACAAGCTTCGTCAACATAAACCCATGATAATAGATACCCTTCATCGCCAAAATATAAATCTCCGGGCGTTAATAGATTTCGGGTTACCTTTACTGAGTTCCCGATTGTTAAAATACCTATTTGCTTTTCGTTTTTATAGACTAATATATAAGAGT
The genomic region above belongs to Maribacter hydrothermalis and contains:
- a CDS encoding FeoA family protein, whose product is METTIAHLKRGQKGIIKEFTEGLLPIKLLELGCLPGNEVELIQVAPLKDPIYINVNGSHIAIRREMALHIALDIIEDNVVI
- a CDS encoding beta-N-acetylhexosaminidase; this encodes MKTLVTLSTCLLGFLLVACNNPSIPKERTDLVLPIVPQPQQVQIYEGYFTLDAKTQMVFSTEEQSTAATMFKKDLEKLIGWSSPIATTQVEKNAMVLVQEDSLAKEAYLLDITAEQIVIKASSEAGYYYAFQTLLQLVPVIKKNTPRSELKFNQLAIVDEPRFQWRGAMLDISRHFFGPKSIKQLIDQMAAHKMNRLHLHLTDDTGWRIEIKEYPKLIEIGSLGDKTNPDGQSMYLTEKEAREITAYANERHITIIPEVDVPGHSGAVERAYPEFSGGNNTLNIANEDAIKMIETVILRLSDIFNTDYVHYGSDEVRHHNWEGRPDMLAKMKELELRNQHEFEGWFDRRMADFIVASGLKPIAWDEASDFGVNKGTILQWWRGEFPKVLHTAAERGYQIILSPVDFLYLDYPSDLKEAGANWEGLHNGPNSMEALYQWNPIPKSFDENMSNQILGLEAGIWTEFIDNQKRLEYMTYPRLFAVAEKGWSTEENIDWESFQERLSLQYEKLRILGINYRIPNISIEERKKLQPEAYIGPISQEFQ
- a CDS encoding SCO family protein, whose product is MRSFFAKFKLFGLVLLAISAVIIYLFYNALKPVKLLPVYSPAMVNSELVSEEIQHVKKYHTIGNFSFLNQNGKIITQQDYEGKIYIADFFFTTCPTICPIMTKNMAELQKELINDTDVLLLSHSVTPEIDSVAQLKKYAIEKGVNDTKWNLVTGDKKQIYDLARKSYLAVKTDGDGGPFDMIHTENFILVDKEKRIRGFYDGTNNDDMSKLLEDLKILKASYVE
- a CDS encoding glycoside hydrolase family 31 protein; the encoded protein is MNKQLFNSIFSLIILIPLVSIGQVYSAQVIHQNNDLENNDKTITISLLKDELWWGGAVNDGVSMPYQEGFTYSNMYNDNKGNQLQPLLISNKGRVIWSEKSFEFTFTKNSISIQAKGELLQKNAGRTLKEAFSYASKKYFAANGKMPDELLFSSPQYNTWIELMYNQNQNDILEYAHAIIDNGFPPGVLMIDDNWQEDHGKWNFHPDRFPNPRKMMEELDAIGFKVMLWVCPFVSPDSDISRELAKNNFLVNYLGASPRGIRPKRTFNFEASLGVLYPLAVPIKNASDAKVTAAPWIKVERPAMVYWWNGVSAVLDLSNPGAENWFKSQLQQLVDEYGVDGFKFDAGDSYFYPDYLVSFKKDITPNEHSELFGKIGLDFPLNEYRATWKMAGLPLVQRLSDKGHNWNDLRTIILNITSQGLMGYAFTCPDMIGGGEFKSFLHTETIDQDLIVRSAQVHSLMPMMQFSVAPWRILDEKHLKAVKKAVQLRKEFTPYIMSLAKEAATTGEPIVRTMEYMYPDQGFERIKDQFMLGEKILVAPVLDKEENKRKVLLPKGKWITGNNKTYRGGSNKTFEVALDELLYFIKQ
- the feoB gene encoding ferrous iron transport protein B, whose protein sequence is MSKQINVALIGNPNTGKTSVFNQLTGLNQKVGNYPGITVEKKEGICKLPRGVKAHILDLPGTYSLNTTSLDESVAVELLLNKNDKNHPDVAVVVSDVENLKRNLLLFTQIKDLKIPAILVINMADRMSRKGITIDIDLLEKKLNSKIALVSTRKATGIERLRELIADYKNLSNAQNVDISVIAPDYFEKLRETFPKEDIYKLWLVITQDVNFMPLEKKLIKDTSSFATKSKSELKRLQQKETILRYQFINGILKETYKIDVNAAKGFRATLDKVLTHKVFGYVIFFLILLTIFQAIYGWSEYPMDLIDGFFASATEWVKDTLPPGVFTNLIAEGILAGIGGIVIFIPQIAFLFLFIALLEETGYMSRVVFLMDRIMRPFGLSGKSVVPLISGTACAIPAVMATRTIENWKERLITILVTPFTTCSARLPVYLIIIALVIPEGNFLGLSYKALTLMSLYLMGFGAAILSAVILNKILNIKSKSFFVVEMPNYKLPLLKNVGYTVIEKTKSFVFGAGKIILAISIILWFLGSNGFSDEFKNAETIVTNRVKEEGFSTSSEIYFDNHQDGIDLNDVSGTNQKNELEERALAQEIAGYKLEHSYMGYMGKAIEPIVRPLGYDWKIGIAVLTSFAAREVFVGTLATIYSVGNDEEETIKNRMAAEVNPRTKKPLFNLASGISLLLFYAFAMQCMSTLAVVKRETNSWKWPAGQLVFMSLFAYIVALIAYQLLK
- the rseP gene encoding RIP metalloprotease RseP, producing MSPIIIKTIQFFLSLSILIVLHELGHFIPAKYFKTRVEKFYLFFDVKFSLFKKKIGETEYGIGWLPLGGYVKISGMIDESMDKEAMAEEPKEWEFRSKPAWQRLIIMLGGVTVNFILAVAIFIGLAFAYGEQYISNDGLKDGVWVTDSTLGDALGVQTGDKFLDIDGKKVEKLQTIPYELVYGEKFTIERNGNKINKEVPVDFIETISDNRDQAQFIKPRLPFVISQIPEDSQNEASGFEPGDVFTSISGTPVAYQDQVFPILEANKGTTVNVIVKRNGEEIPLKANISEEAKLGLLIGLSSAEADEQGYLKIKTTDYSFVESIPAGWNKGVKTLTDYIKGMKKIFNPDTGAYKEVGGFAAIGGMFPDTWNWPAFWATTAFISIILAFMNILPIPALDGGHVMFLLYEMVTGRKPSDKFLEYAQITGFFILIALLLFANGNDVYKWLFK